A region of Crenobacter cavernae DNA encodes the following proteins:
- a CDS encoding PilT/PilU family type 4a pilus ATPase, translated as MLMLPFFKLMAEKQASDLFFTRDAPVQIKIDGQVLPVNEKPLSAELVERLALSLMSDEEAARFAAEWEMNFGRPVDGLGNFRVNIFRQKGAVAMVVRFITPTIPSLDKLKLPANLKPLIQGKRGLIIVVGATGSGKSSTVAALIGHRNQAQSGHILTVEDPIEFIFEHGRSIVNQREIGVDTQSYGHALKNAMREAPDLLMIGEIRDAETLNYAINYAQSGHLCVTTLHANNSYHMLNRMISFFPPETRQSLLMDLSVSLRAVISQRLVPTADGKLTPAVELLINTPHIAELIRTGEVDRIKEAIENSLSEGSQTFEQSLYRLYQEGAITLDDALKNADSPTNLYWLINNAADSQPARAVDAARQADGEQATARPPASFDGFTLDI; from the coding sequence ATGCTGATGCTGCCCTTCTTCAAGCTGATGGCCGAGAAACAGGCCAGCGACCTCTTCTTCACCCGCGACGCACCCGTGCAGATCAAGATCGACGGCCAGGTGCTGCCGGTCAACGAGAAACCGCTGTCGGCCGAGCTCGTCGAGCGCCTCGCCTTGAGCCTGATGAGCGACGAAGAAGCCGCCCGCTTCGCAGCCGAATGGGAAATGAACTTCGGTCGTCCGGTCGACGGTCTCGGCAACTTCCGCGTCAACATCTTCCGCCAGAAGGGCGCGGTCGCGATGGTGGTGCGCTTCATCACGCCGACCATCCCATCGCTCGACAAGCTCAAGCTGCCGGCCAACCTCAAGCCGCTGATCCAGGGCAAGCGCGGGCTGATCATCGTCGTCGGCGCGACCGGCAGCGGCAAGAGCTCGACCGTCGCCGCGCTGATCGGCCACCGCAACCAGGCGCAGAGCGGCCACATCCTGACCGTCGAGGACCCGATCGAATTCATCTTCGAGCACGGCCGCTCGATCGTGAACCAGCGCGAGATCGGCGTCGACACGCAAAGCTACGGCCACGCGCTGAAGAACGCGATGCGCGAGGCCCCCGACCTGTTGATGATCGGCGAGATCCGCGACGCCGAGACGCTGAACTACGCGATCAACTACGCGCAGTCGGGCCACCTGTGCGTGACGACGCTGCACGCCAACAACAGCTACCACATGCTGAACCGCATGATCAGCTTCTTCCCGCCGGAAACCCGCCAGTCACTCTTGATGGATTTGTCGGTATCATTGCGGGCGGTGATCTCGCAGCGGCTGGTCCCGACCGCCGACGGCAAGCTGACGCCGGCGGTCGAACTCCTGATCAATACGCCGCACATCGCCGAACTGATCCGCACCGGCGAGGTCGACCGCATCAAGGAAGCGATCGAGAACAGCCTGAGCGAAGGTTCGCAGACCTTCGAGCAGTCGCTGTACCGCCTCTACCAGGAAGGCGCGATCACGCTTGACGACGCGCTAAAGAACGCCGATTCGCCGACCAACCTGTACTGGCTGATCAACAACGCCGCCGACTCGCAGCCGGCGCGCGCGGTCGACGCCGCGCGGCAGGCCGACGGCGAGCAAGCCACCGCGCGGCCGCCGGCCAGCTTCGACGGCTTCACGCTCGACATTTGA
- the dapE gene encoding succinyl-diaminopimelate desuccinylase: MSATLELTQELIRLDSITPRDAGCQPLMIERLEALGFVVENMRFNDVDNFWARRGTAGPVVCFAGHTDVVPTGPVERWDSHPFEPTIRDGHLFGRGAADMKASLAGFITAIERFVAAHPDHAGSIALLITSDEEGVAHDGTVRVVDALEARGEAIDYCIVGEPTSSDVLGDTIKNGRRGSLSGRLVIKGQQGHIAYPHLAKNPIHLMAPALAELVNEHWDDGNAYFPPTSWQVSNLNSGTGATNVIPGTAELKFNFRFSPEHNAESLKARVHETLDGHGLDYELEWALSGNPFITEPGKLTAAIGAAISDVTGVTPELSTSGGTSDGRFIKRIAKELVEFGPINATIHKLNECIRVDDVEPLSQVYEATLERLLLA; the protein is encoded by the coding sequence ATGAGCGCGACCCTCGAACTGACGCAGGAACTGATCCGCCTCGACTCGATCACGCCGCGCGACGCCGGCTGCCAGCCGCTGATGATCGAAAGACTCGAGGCGCTCGGCTTCGTCGTCGAGAACATGCGCTTTAACGACGTCGACAACTTCTGGGCGCGCCGCGGCACGGCCGGCCCGGTGGTCTGCTTCGCCGGCCACACCGACGTGGTTCCGACCGGCCCGGTCGAGCGCTGGGACTCGCACCCGTTCGAGCCGACGATCCGCGACGGCCACCTGTTCGGCCGCGGCGCCGCCGACATGAAGGCGTCGCTCGCCGGCTTCATCACGGCGATCGAACGCTTTGTCGCCGCGCACCCCGACCACGCTGGCTCGATCGCGCTGTTGATCACCTCGGACGAGGAAGGCGTCGCGCACGACGGCACCGTCCGCGTCGTCGATGCGCTCGAGGCGCGCGGCGAGGCGATAGACTACTGCATCGTCGGCGAGCCGACGTCGAGCGACGTGCTCGGCGACACGATCAAGAACGGCCGCCGCGGCTCGCTGTCCGGCCGCCTCGTCATCAAGGGCCAACAGGGCCACATCGCCTATCCGCACCTGGCCAAGAATCCGATCCACTTGATGGCGCCGGCGTTGGCCGAGCTGGTAAACGAGCATTGGGACGACGGCAACGCCTACTTCCCGCCTACCAGCTGGCAGGTGTCGAACCTGAACTCGGGCACCGGCGCGACCAACGTGATCCCGGGCACCGCCGAGCTGAAGTTCAACTTCCGCTTCTCGCCCGAGCACAACGCCGAGTCGCTGAAGGCGCGCGTGCACGAGACCCTCGACGGCCACGGCCTCGACTACGAACTCGAATGGGCGCTGTCGGGCAATCCGTTTATCACCGAGCCGGGCAAGTTGACCGCGGCGATCGGCGCGGCGATCAGCGACGTCACCGGCGTCACGCCCGAACTGTCGACCAGCGGCGGCACCTCGGACGGCCGTTTCATCAAGCGCATCGCGAAGGAACTGGTCGAGTTCGGCCCGATCAACGCGACCATCCACAAGCTCAACGAGTGCATCCGCGTCGATGACGTCGAGCCGCTGTCGCAGGTTTACGAGGCGACACTGGAACGCCTGCTGCTCGCCTGA
- the recR gene encoding recombination mediator RecR — translation MKNPPSLDSLIAALKVLPGVGPKSAQRMAFHLLQRDKGGAEKLARALDRALANLTHCERCNTFSEMPICNLCADEERRQDVLCVVEMPADLLMLEQAQCFDGLYFVLMGRISPLDGVGPRDVALEKLFHRALDGTVEEVIIATNFTAEGEATAHVVSELLKNRGLKLSRIARGMPVGGELEYVDPGTLAQAMFERRGV, via the coding sequence ATGAAAAATCCCCCCTCGCTCGATTCGCTGATCGCCGCGCTCAAGGTGCTGCCCGGCGTCGGCCCCAAGTCGGCCCAGCGCATGGCTTTCCATCTGTTGCAGCGCGACAAGGGCGGGGCGGAGAAGCTCGCGCGCGCGCTCGATCGGGCTTTGGCCAACCTCACCCATTGCGAGCGCTGCAACACCTTCAGCGAGATGCCGATCTGCAATCTGTGTGCGGACGAAGAGCGCCGCCAGGACGTGCTGTGCGTGGTCGAGATGCCGGCCGACCTATTGATGCTCGAGCAGGCGCAGTGCTTCGACGGCCTCTACTTCGTGCTGATGGGACGCATCTCGCCGCTCGACGGCGTCGGCCCGCGCGACGTCGCGCTCGAGAAGCTGTTCCACCGCGCGCTCGACGGCACGGTCGAGGAAGTCATCATCGCGACCAATTTCACCGCCGAGGGCGAGGCGACCGCGCACGTGGTGTCGGAACTGCTGAAGAACCGCGGGCTCAAACTGTCAAGGATCGCGCGCGGCATGCCGGTGGGCGGCGAGCTCGAGTACGTCGACCCGGGGACGCTAGCGCAGGCGATGTTCGAGAGGCGCGGCGTTTGA
- a CDS encoding long-chain-fatty-acid--CoA ligase — protein MDKIWLSHYQPGVPHDIDLDSFQSAVDVFDKSVAKFRDRPALANMDKILSYGELDELSGRFASYLQHALRLQKGDRVAVMMPNLLQYPIAIFGTLRAGCTVVNVNPLYTPRELEHQLNDACAETIVILENFAGVLEKVLPRTQVKNVVVAAIGDLLDFPKSLIVNLVVRKVKKMVPAWNIPGHVRFNEALKLGQRQPFTKIRLAHDDIAFLQYTGGTTGVAKGAMLLHKNIVANMLQAGEWIKPAVREGEEVLITALPLYHIFSLTANLMVFTEVGALNVLITNPRDIPGFIKEMKKYKVTAMTGVNTLFNALLNNPEFKTIDFSTWRLVLGGGMAVQKAVADKWKATTGVPLIEAYGLTETSPAVCINPLDLKEYNGSIGLPVPSTEIQVRDANGQEAPLGEPGELCVRGPQVMKGYWNRPDETAKVLGTDGFLATGDMAIVTPEGYVKLVDRKKDMILVSGFNVYPNEIEDVVAALPGVLEVACIGVPDDKSGEVAKVFVVKKDATLTERDVIEHCRKNLTGYKVPKSVEFRSELPKTNVGKILRRALRDEPVKA, from the coding sequence ATGGACAAGATCTGGCTTTCGCATTACCAGCCCGGGGTTCCCCACGACATCGACCTCGACAGCTTCCAGTCGGCGGTCGACGTTTTCGACAAGAGCGTCGCCAAGTTCCGGGACCGTCCGGCGCTGGCGAATATGGACAAGATTCTCAGCTACGGCGAGCTGGACGAATTGTCCGGCCGCTTCGCCTCCTACCTGCAACACGCGCTCCGGCTGCAAAAGGGCGACCGCGTCGCGGTCATGATGCCCAACCTCTTGCAATACCCGATCGCCATCTTCGGCACGCTGCGCGCCGGCTGCACCGTCGTGAACGTCAACCCGCTCTACACGCCGCGCGAACTCGAGCACCAGCTGAACGACGCGTGCGCCGAAACCATCGTCATCCTGGAGAACTTCGCCGGCGTGCTCGAGAAAGTGCTGCCGCGCACCCAGGTGAAGAACGTGGTCGTCGCGGCGATCGGCGACCTGCTCGACTTCCCGAAGTCGTTGATCGTCAACCTCGTCGTGCGCAAGGTCAAGAAGATGGTGCCGGCGTGGAACATCCCCGGCCACGTTCGCTTCAACGAGGCGCTCAAGCTCGGCCAACGTCAGCCGTTCACCAAGATCAGACTGGCGCACGACGACATCGCCTTCCTGCAGTACACCGGCGGCACCACCGGCGTCGCCAAGGGCGCGATGCTGCTGCACAAGAACATCGTCGCCAACATGCTGCAGGCCGGCGAGTGGATCAAGCCGGCGGTACGCGAAGGCGAGGAAGTTCTCATCACCGCGCTGCCGCTCTACCACATCTTCTCGCTGACCGCGAACCTGATGGTGTTCACCGAGGTGGGTGCGCTCAACGTCCTGATCACCAACCCGCGCGACATCCCCGGCTTCATCAAGGAGATGAAGAAATACAAGGTCACCGCGATGACCGGCGTGAATACGTTGTTCAACGCGCTGCTCAACAACCCGGAATTCAAAACGATCGATTTCTCGACCTGGCGGCTGGTGCTCGGCGGCGGGATGGCGGTGCAAAAGGCGGTAGCCGACAAGTGGAAGGCGACCACCGGCGTGCCGCTGATCGAGGCCTACGGACTGACCGAGACGAGCCCGGCCGTCTGCATCAACCCGCTCGATCTGAAGGAGTACAACGGCAGTATCGGCCTGCCGGTGCCGTCGACCGAGATCCAGGTCCGCGACGCCAACGGCCAGGAAGCACCGCTGGGCGAGCCGGGCGAATTGTGCGTGCGCGGCCCGCAGGTGATGAAGGGTTATTGGAATCGCCCGGACGAGACCGCGAAGGTGCTGGGCACGGACGGTTTCCTCGCCACCGGCGACATGGCGATCGTCACGCCCGAAGGCTACGTGAAACTGGTCGACCGCAAGAAGGACATGATCCTCGTGTCCGGCTTTAACGTGTATCCTAACGAGATCGAAGACGTAGTCGCCGCGCTGCCGGGCGTGCTCGAAGTCGCCTGCATCGGCGTGCCCGACGACAAGTCCGGCGAAGTGGCGAAGGTGTTCGTCGTCAAGAAGGACGCCACACTGACCGAACGCGACGTGATCGAGCACTGCCGCAAGAACCTGACCGGCTACAAGGTGCCCAAGTCGGTCGAATTCCGCAGCGAACTCCCGAAGACCAACGTCGGCAAGATCCTGCGCCGCGCGCTGCGCGACGAGCCGGTAAAAGCCTGA
- the nusA gene encoding transcription termination factor NusA — protein MSREILLLVDALASEKNVGKEVVFSALELALASATKKKFNQDDLEVRVEIDRHTGQYQTFRRWQIVEDDLIEEDGKEITLSDARERDPRAEVDGFIEEPMEAVEFGRIGAQTAKQVILQKIRDAEREQILADFLQRREHLVNGTIKRIERGNAIIECGKLEAVLPRDQMIPKENLRVGDRVKAFLLRIDRLGRGPQLVLSRTSGEFVKKLFELEVPEIEDGMLEIKEVARDPGMRAKIAVKANDQRIDPQGTCIGVRGSRVQAVTQELAGERVDIVLWAPEPAQFVINALSPAEVNRILVDEDGHAMDVIVEEEQLALAIGRGGQNVKLAAELTGWNLNIMTVTEAEEKIQAEDAAMRELFINQLGVDEDVAATLVQEGFATLEEVAYVPIAEMLEIEGFDEALVNELRSRARDALLTLAIASEEKVEAVSEELKNLEGLDADIVRKLAENGVTTRDELADLAVDDLVELTSVSDETARALIMKAREHWFNQ, from the coding sequence ATGAGTCGCGAGATTTTGTTGCTGGTTGACGCGCTGGCTAGCGAAAAGAATGTCGGCAAGGAGGTGGTTTTCTCCGCGCTGGAATTGGCGCTGGCTTCGGCGACCAAGAAGAAATTCAATCAGGATGATCTGGAAGTGCGTGTGGAGATCGACCGCCACACCGGCCAGTACCAGACCTTCCGCCGCTGGCAGATCGTCGAGGACGACCTCATCGAGGAAGACGGCAAGGAAATCACCCTCTCGGACGCCCGAGAGCGCGACCCGCGCGCCGAAGTGGATGGCTTCATCGAAGAGCCCATGGAAGCGGTCGAGTTCGGCCGCATCGGCGCTCAGACCGCCAAGCAGGTGATCTTGCAGAAGATCCGCGATGCCGAGCGCGAGCAGATCCTCGCCGATTTTCTGCAGCGTCGCGAACACCTGGTGAACGGCACGATCAAGCGCATCGAACGCGGCAACGCGATCATCGAATGCGGCAAACTGGAAGCCGTGCTGCCGCGCGACCAGATGATCCCGAAGGAAAACCTGCGCGTGGGTGACCGCGTGAAGGCCTTCCTGCTGCGCATCGACCGTCTCGGTCGTGGCCCGCAGTTGGTGCTGTCGCGCACCTCGGGCGAGTTCGTCAAGAAACTGTTCGAGCTCGAAGTGCCCGAGATCGAAGACGGCATGCTCGAGATCAAGGAAGTCGCCCGCGACCCGGGTATGCGCGCCAAGATCGCCGTCAAGGCGAACGACCAGCGTATCGACCCGCAGGGCACCTGCATCGGCGTGCGCGGTTCGCGCGTTCAGGCGGTGACGCAGGAACTCGCCGGCGAACGCGTCGACATCGTGCTGTGGGCACCGGAGCCGGCCCAGTTCGTGATCAACGCGCTGTCGCCGGCCGAAGTGAACCGCATCCTGGTCGACGAAGACGGTCACGCGATGGACGTCATCGTCGAGGAAGAACAACTGGCCCTCGCGATCGGTCGCGGCGGCCAGAACGTCAAGCTCGCCGCAGAGCTGACCGGCTGGAACCTCAACATCATGACCGTGACCGAGGCCGAGGAGAAAATCCAGGCCGAAGACGCGGCGATGCGCGAGCTGTTCATCAACCAGCTGGGCGTCGACGAAGACGTCGCCGCGACACTGGTGCAGGAAGGTTTCGCCACGCTGGAAGAAGTCGCCTATGTGCCGATCGCCGAGATGCTCGAGATCGAAGGCTTCGACGAGGCGCTGGTGAACGAGTTGCGCAGCCGTGCACGCGATGCACTGCTGACATTGGCTATCGCCTCCGAGGAAAAGGTCGAGGCGGTATCTGAAGAATTGAAGAACCTGGAAGGCCTGGATGCGGATATAGTCCGCAAACTGGCCGAGAACGGGGTGACCACCCGTGATGAGCTTGCCGATCTGGCGGTGGACGATCTGGTCGAATTGACCAGCGTATCCGACGAGACCGCGCGTGCTCTCATCATGAAAGCGCGCGAACACTGGTTCAACCAGTAA
- a CDS encoding YbaB/EbfC family nucleoid-associated protein: MFGKGGIAGLMKQAQQMQENMKKAQEELANVEVEGQAGAGLVKVVMNCQHAVKRVSIDPSLVSGDADDKEMLEDLIAAALNDAVRKVETTTQEKMSGFTNGLNLPPGMKLPF; encoded by the coding sequence ATGTTCGGCAAAGGCGGAATCGCCGGCCTGATGAAGCAGGCCCAGCAGATGCAGGAAAACATGAAGAAGGCGCAGGAAGAACTGGCCAACGTCGAGGTCGAGGGCCAGGCCGGCGCCGGCCTCGTCAAGGTGGTGATGAACTGCCAGCACGCGGTCAAGCGCGTGTCGATCGACCCAAGCCTCGTGTCAGGCGACGCCGACGACAAGGAAATGCTCGAAGACCTGATCGCCGCCGCGCTGAACGACGCGGTGCGCAAGGTCGAGACGACCACGCAGGAAAAGATGTCGGGCTTCACCAACGGCCTGAACCTGCCGCCGGGCATGAAACTGCCGTTCTGA
- a CDS encoding MarC family protein: MDIAKIVIALLVLVNPLGAVPLFISLTPHSSQSERKKIAKTAAISVAIVIGLFALVGEGLLRFVGISIGSFQVGGGLLVMLIAIALMNAKPNPTKTTDEEREEAESRSNIAVVPMAIPLLTGPGTISTVIIYATTAKTVWQVGSLVVAGMVVASTCYLAMTLATPISRLLGQTGINIVNRVMGMLLAAVSVEIVVDGIYRLFPMLGAH, encoded by the coding sequence ATGGATATCGCCAAAATCGTCATCGCCCTCCTCGTCCTCGTGAATCCGCTGGGCGCCGTGCCGCTCTTCATCAGCCTGACGCCGCACAGCAGCCAGAGCGAGCGCAAGAAGATTGCCAAGACCGCGGCGATCTCGGTCGCGATCGTCATCGGCCTGTTCGCGCTGGTCGGCGAAGGCCTGCTGCGCTTTGTCGGCATCAGCATCGGCTCCTTCCAGGTCGGCGGCGGCCTGCTCGTGATGCTGATTGCGATCGCGCTGATGAACGCCAAGCCCAACCCGACCAAGACCACCGACGAGGAGCGCGAGGAAGCCGAGAGCCGCAGCAATATCGCGGTGGTGCCGATGGCGATCCCGCTGTTGACCGGGCCGGGTACGATTTCCACCGTGATCATCTACGCGACCACCGCGAAGACCGTCTGGCAGGTCGGCTCCCTCGTCGTCGCCGGCATGGTGGTGGCGAGCACCTGCTACCTCGCGATGACGCTGGCGACGCCGATCTCGCGCCTTCTCGGCCAGACCGGCATCAACATCGTCAACCGCGTAATGGGCATGCTGCTCGCCGCGGTGTCGGTCGAGATCGTCGTCGACGGCATTTACCGGCTGTTCCCGATGCTGGGCGCGCACTGA
- a CDS encoding arsenate reductase: protein MTTLYGIPNCNTVKKARQWLLDAGVDHTFHDFKKLGAPADRLAAWADELGLAKIVNRQGTTWRGLSDEDQARAEARESAIALMQDKTSVIKRPVLEHDGKILAGFSEAAYAEAFQR, encoded by the coding sequence ATGACCACCCTCTACGGCATCCCCAACTGCAACACGGTGAAAAAAGCACGCCAATGGCTCCTCGACGCCGGCGTCGACCACACCTTCCACGACTTCAAGAAGCTGGGCGCGCCGGCCGACCGGCTCGCCGCCTGGGCCGACGAGCTCGGCCTCGCGAAGATCGTCAATCGCCAGGGCACGACCTGGCGCGGCCTGTCGGATGAAGACCAGGCGCGTGCCGAAGCACGCGAATCGGCGATCGCGCTGATGCAGGACAAGACCTCGGTCATCAAGCGCCCGGTGCTCGAGCACGACGGCAAGATCCTCGCCGGCTTCTCCGAAGCGGCCTACGCGGAGGCATTCCAACGATGA
- the dnaX gene encoding DNA polymerase III subunit gamma/tau, which yields MSYQVLARKWRPKRFADLVGQEHVVRALSNALAENRLHHAYLLTGTRGVGKTTIARILAKSLNCEQGAGAEPCGVCSSCTQIDAGRFVDLLEIDAASNTGIDNIREVLENAQYAPSSGRFKVYIIDEVHMLSKSAFNAMLKTLEEPPSHVKFILATTDPQKVPVTVLSRCLQFSLRNMTPQQVAGHLAYVLDAEQVPFEPAALALLGRAAAGSMRDALSLLDQAIAYGIGTVEEGGVRAMLGAIDRRYLFTLLEALADNDGPRLLAEADSLAELSVGFDHALAELALLLHQVALAQTVPAALAPDEPERDAIFSLAERLAPEDVQLYYQIAVHGRKDLPLAPDEHAGFNMALLRMLAFHPARLPAAGGGATKAPAVRSASSPASTPVKTPQPAAAVPAHAPQAAARPSEPVAEPAPEPEPAAEPAPPKAAEPTQATPQVPPQSVPRAADFDVPPWMDEAPPPDGWDDAPRAVATEARRETAGKPAPAAAKPAEPAPTPIAPQAQPESQTSAEPAGPFRFDGDWLNLADHLMATAASKLGMARMLLENAVLKRIDGERWHLAIAPAFANHPGAARESVQKLKEAISACLDQSIEVYVETDASIGETPALRRARHRNEQLAAARTSLENDPVVKAFEREFGAVLLTDTIQPIQE from the coding sequence ATGAGCTACCAAGTCCTAGCCCGCAAGTGGCGTCCCAAGCGCTTTGCCGATCTGGTCGGCCAGGAGCACGTGGTGCGCGCGCTGTCGAACGCGCTCGCGGAAAACCGCCTGCACCACGCCTACCTGTTGACCGGCACGCGCGGCGTGGGCAAGACCACCATCGCGCGCATCCTCGCCAAAAGCCTGAACTGCGAACAGGGCGCCGGCGCCGAGCCGTGCGGCGTCTGCTCGTCGTGTACGCAGATCGACGCCGGCCGCTTCGTCGACCTGCTGGAGATCGACGCCGCGTCGAACACCGGCATCGACAATATCCGCGAAGTGCTGGAGAACGCGCAGTACGCGCCGTCGTCGGGCCGCTTCAAGGTCTACATCATCGACGAAGTGCACATGCTGTCCAAAAGCGCCTTCAACGCGATGCTGAAGACGCTGGAAGAACCGCCTTCGCACGTCAAGTTCATCCTCGCCACCACCGACCCGCAGAAGGTGCCGGTCACGGTATTGAGCCGCTGCCTGCAGTTCTCGCTGCGCAATATGACGCCGCAGCAGGTCGCCGGTCACCTCGCCTACGTGCTCGACGCCGAACAGGTGCCGTTCGAGCCGGCCGCGCTGGCCTTGCTCGGCCGCGCCGCCGCCGGTTCGATGCGCGATGCGCTGTCGCTCTTGGACCAGGCGATCGCCTACGGCATCGGGACGGTGGAGGAGGGCGGCGTGCGCGCGATGCTCGGCGCGATCGACCGCCGTTATCTGTTTACCTTGCTCGAAGCGCTCGCCGACAACGACGGGCCGCGCCTGTTGGCCGAGGCCGACAGCCTGGCCGAGCTTTCGGTCGGCTTCGACCACGCGTTGGCCGAGCTCGCGCTGCTGCTGCACCAGGTCGCGCTCGCACAGACCGTGCCGGCGGCGCTGGCGCCCGACGAGCCCGAACGCGACGCCATCTTCTCGCTCGCCGAGCGGCTCGCGCCCGAAGACGTACAGCTTTACTACCAGATCGCCGTGCACGGCCGTAAGGACCTGCCGCTCGCGCCCGACGAGCACGCCGGCTTCAACATGGCTTTGCTCAGGATGCTGGCCTTCCACCCGGCGCGACTGCCTGCGGCAGGCGGCGGGGCGACCAAGGCGCCGGCGGTGCGAAGCGCCTCGTCCCCGGCGTCGACGCCTGTGAAGACGCCGCAGCCCGCAGCGGCCGTGCCGGCGCACGCGCCTCAAGCCGCTGCCCGGCCGAGCGAGCCCGTGGCCGAGCCGGCTCCCGAACCCGAGCCGGCAGCGGAACCCGCGCCGCCCAAGGCAGCCGAGCCGACGCAAGCCACACCGCAAGTTCCGCCGCAGTCCGTACCGCGCGCCGCCGACTTTGACGTCCCGCCGTGGATGGACGAGGCGCCGCCGCCCGACGGCTGGGACGACGCGCCGCGCGCGGTCGCGACCGAAGCGCGCCGCGAGACGGCCGGCAAGCCGGCGCCGGCCGCGGCAAAGCCCGCAGAACCCGCGCCGACGCCGATTGCGCCGCAAGCCCAGCCAGAATCCCAAACGTCGGCCGAGCCCGCCGGGCCGTTCCGTTTCGATGGCGACTGGCTGAATCTGGCCGACCACCTGATGGCGACCGCGGCGAGCAAGCTCGGCATGGCGCGCATGCTGCTCGAAAATGCAGTGCTCAAGCGCATCGACGGCGAGCGCTGGCATCTGGCGATCGCGCCGGCGTTCGCCAACCACCCGGGCGCGGCACGCGAATCGGTGCAAAAATTGAAGGAAGCGATCTCGGCCTGCCTCGATCAGTCGATCGAGGTCTATGTCGAAACCGACGCGTCGATCGGCGAGACGCCCGCGCTCAGGCGCGCGCGGCACAGAAACGAGCAACTGGCGGCGGCGCGCACGTCGCTGGAGAACGACCCCGTGGTCAAGGCATTCGAACGCGAATTCGGCGCGGTGCTGTTGACCGACACCATCCAACCCATCCAGGAGTGA
- the rimP gene encoding ribosome maturation factor RimP: MDVRLLLENTLSGLGYELVDVELGRGGDMRLFIDKPGGITLDDCVRVSNHLTRLFTVENVDYGRLEVSSPGLDRPLKKEADFVRFTGQLAKIRTRTPIEQQKKFIGRIVGIGNDAVLLEVDGHQVTIPLSNIDKARLEPEF, translated from the coding sequence ATGGATGTCCGTTTGCTGCTGGAAAACACGCTGAGCGGTTTGGGCTACGAGCTCGTCGATGTCGAGCTCGGTCGCGGTGGGGATATGCGCTTGTTCATCGACAAGCCGGGCGGAATCACGCTGGACGACTGCGTCCGCGTGAGCAACCACCTGACCCGTCTCTTCACCGTCGAGAACGTCGATTACGGCCGCTTGGAAGTGTCGTCGCCGGGCCTGGATCGGCCGCTCAAGAAAGAGGCGGACTTCGTTCGCTTCACCGGTCAGTTGGCCAAGATCCGCACGCGTACCCCGATCGAACAGCAGAAGAAATTCATCGGACGCATTGTAGGGATCGGGAACGACGCGGTGCTGCTCGAAGTCGACGGCCATCAGGTGACGATTCCCCTGTCCAATATCGACAAGGCCCGGCTCGAGCCGGAGTTCTGA